In Flavobacterium sp. N1736, the following are encoded in one genomic region:
- a CDS encoding histone H1 produces the protein MKDLLVKINAEIDTFKAEAESLTEKGVKAAGPRARKATLEIEKLLKEFRKVSIEESKK, from the coding sequence ATGAAAGATCTATTAGTAAAAATCAACGCCGAAATCGACACATTCAAAGCAGAGGCTGAATCATTAACTGAAAAAGGAGTTAAAGCTGCTGGACCTAGAGCTCGTAAAGCGACTTTAGAAATTGAAAAACTTTTAAAAGAATTCAGAAAAGTTTCTATCGAAGAATCAAAAAAATAA
- a CDS encoding glycoside hydrolase family 28 protein yields the protein MKNILTSIICIFAFTQVLISQNYKNDTFPDGSPISDWFKDYTKLQLKDLGKQYIITDFGVSKDSTKIQTVAIQKVIDKAAANGGGVIVIPKGVYLSGALFFKPKTALYVSEGGVLKGSDNIADFPIMPSRMEGQNLDYFPALVNAYGVDHFSISGKGTINGNGKKYWEAFWQRRKENPKCTNLEVSRPRLIFVWNSNNVQLQDVKLINSGFWTNHFYKCNNVKMLDLYIFSPHIGVKAPSTDAIDIDICTNFLVKGCYMSVNDDAIALKGGKGPYADQDKNNGPNANIIIEDCNFGFCHSSLTNGSESIHNRNVIMRNCKIDGASRLLWLKMRPDTPQRYEYIRVEDIKGEAKTGLAVFAWKQFFDLKGRPDIPLSYGDNITLKNIELKCDTFYGVENDPNVRLSNFTFENLNIETTKTNIDKSLINGVTFKNVYINKQLTE from the coding sequence ATGAAAAACATTCTAACCTCGATAATATGCATTTTCGCTTTCACGCAAGTGCTAATATCTCAAAACTACAAAAACGACACTTTCCCGGACGGATCACCAATTTCAGACTGGTTTAAAGATTATACGAAACTCCAATTAAAAGATTTAGGCAAACAATATATCATTACAGATTTTGGCGTAAGCAAAGACAGCACTAAAATTCAAACCGTCGCCATCCAAAAAGTAATCGATAAAGCTGCTGCAAATGGCGGCGGCGTAATTGTAATTCCCAAAGGTGTTTATTTAAGCGGTGCCTTATTTTTTAAACCAAAAACAGCTTTATACGTTTCAGAAGGCGGAGTTTTAAAAGGATCAGATAATATTGCCGATTTTCCAATTATGCCATCACGAATGGAAGGACAAAATCTGGATTATTTTCCGGCTTTGGTAAATGCTTACGGAGTCGATCATTTTTCGATTTCCGGAAAAGGAACCATCAACGGAAACGGTAAAAAATATTGGGAAGCATTCTGGCAAAGACGAAAAGAAAACCCAAAATGTACCAACCTCGAAGTTTCTAGACCAAGATTAATTTTTGTGTGGAATTCGAACAACGTGCAATTACAAGATGTAAAACTGATAAATTCAGGTTTTTGGACAAACCATTTTTATAAATGCAACAATGTAAAAATGCTCGATTTGTACATTTTCTCCCCACATATTGGCGTAAAAGCACCAAGTACAGATGCGATTGATATAGATATTTGCACCAATTTTTTAGTAAAAGGCTGTTATATGTCAGTAAACGATGATGCGATTGCCCTAAAAGGAGGAAAAGGCCCATATGCAGATCAGGACAAAAACAACGGACCAAACGCCAATATTATCATAGAAGACTGTAATTTCGGTTTTTGTCATTCATCCTTAACAAACGGAAGTGAATCCATCCATAACAGAAATGTCATTATGCGCAACTGCAAAATAGATGGAGCATCACGATTATTATGGCTTAAAATGCGTCCCGATACACCACAGCGATATGAATATATTAGAGTCGAAGATATTAAAGGAGAAGCCAAAACAGGACTTGCTGTATTTGCGTGGAAACAGTTTTTTGATCTAAAAGGACGTCCTGATATTCCGCTTTCTTACGGAGACAATATCACTTTGAAAAATATAGAGTTGAAATGTGATACTTTTTACGGAGTTGAAAATGACCCGAATGTACGTTTGTCAAATTTTACTTTTGAAAATTTAAATATAGAAACCACCAAAACCAATATAGATAAAAGCTTAATAAACGGAGTAACCTTTAAAAATGTCTATATAAACAAACAATTAACAGAGTAA
- a CDS encoding DUF4861 domain-containing protein: MKTKFYLSIAVTAMVFANINAQQKATGNKIVLKNSSKLELSQKAISIKRNQLSIKDEASQYPILIYKTDTIPAQVNDLDGDGKWDELFLVADFSPNETKTLALKWSKKDPKFPMKTSVRFGKREAKDKPVHPDTQEVLMANQVHKKLGYQKYQTDGPSWENDKVGFRHYLDGRNSKDVFGKKIPGITPEDVGINSKGAVEDNYHVMYDWGRDIFPVGNSAGLGGFALLKDNKINRLGIIASDTVNNIEKTTFKIVSEGPVNSVLSYNYHNWKIDGNEYQAQETASIWPGMYGYKNTVSLNGLKGNEMLLIALSNLNNQNPLQVIDSGDFVCFIQHDKLTYERQWILGTAIIIPKNVYKGYIEAPKTGQLTDSYLIKLNVKNKQQISYYPIAGWELSADKNFKDSPYFTNYVTNIAKQLSAKIKVEVK; encoded by the coding sequence ATGAAAACTAAATTCTATCTGTCAATTGCAGTAACAGCAATGGTTTTTGCAAATATAAATGCACAGCAAAAAGCAACCGGAAACAAAATTGTTTTAAAGAATTCTTCCAAATTAGAACTGTCTCAAAAAGCAATTTCAATAAAAAGAAATCAGCTTTCGATTAAAGACGAAGCCAGTCAATATCCAATTTTAATTTATAAAACAGATACAATTCCGGCGCAGGTAAATGACCTTGACGGAGATGGAAAATGGGATGAATTATTTTTAGTTGCCGATTTTTCTCCAAATGAAACCAAAACGTTAGCCTTAAAATGGTCAAAAAAAGATCCTAAATTTCCAATGAAAACAAGCGTTCGATTCGGAAAAAGAGAAGCCAAAGACAAACCGGTTCATCCGGACACGCAAGAAGTTTTAATGGCAAATCAGGTACATAAAAAATTAGGCTATCAAAAATATCAAACCGACGGACCAAGCTGGGAAAATGATAAAGTTGGTTTTAGACATTATTTAGACGGAAGAAATTCTAAAGATGTTTTCGGGAAAAAAATACCCGGAATCACGCCCGAAGATGTGGGTATAAACAGCAAAGGCGCCGTTGAAGATAATTATCACGTAATGTACGATTGGGGAAGAGATATTTTTCCTGTTGGAAATTCTGCCGGATTAGGCGGTTTTGCCTTATTGAAAGACAATAAAATCAACAGACTCGGAATTATCGCCAGCGATACCGTAAATAATATCGAAAAAACGACGTTCAAAATCGTCAGTGAAGGTCCGGTAAACTCCGTTTTAAGCTATAATTACCATAACTGGAAAATAGACGGAAACGAATATCAGGCACAAGAAACCGCTTCGATCTGGCCGGGAATGTACGGTTATAAAAATACCGTATCTCTAAACGGATTAAAAGGAAACGAAATGTTATTGATTGCACTTTCTAACCTAAACAACCAGAACCCATTGCAAGTAATTGACTCAGGCGATTTTGTATGTTTTATTCAGCACGATAAATTAACCTACGAACGCCAATGGATTTTAGGAACAGCTATAATAATTCCGAAAAATGTCTATAAAGGCTATATCGAAGCACCAAAAACCGGACAATTAACAGATTCATATCTTATAAAATTAAACGTAAAAAACAAACAGCAAATTAGTTATTACCCAATTGCCGGATGGGAATTAAGCGCTGATAAAAACTTTAAAGATTCCCCTTATTTTACCAATTACGTGACGAATATTGCGAAGCAGCTTTCAGCAAAAATTAAAGTTGAGGTAAAGTAA
- a CDS encoding glycoside hydrolase family protein has translation MNRRKFIVGNSLALLALCLPFSAKAIDFLDEPKLSDFEKKLRPVGRALEFEDYYVWCNSPIEGPDGKIHVFFSRWKKSKGMSGWINSSEIAHAVADKPEGPYEYISTILAPRGEGFWDATTCHNPSIHFVDGKYALFFMGNSNGKMDTKRIGLATSDSLYGPWKRPDKPLLLPGEKGEWDDLLTTNPSFLKHPNGEYWLYYKSLDTENYVHPKFPIKGNRKYGLAISKSLEGPYIKHKNNPLIDFSKLGNNQQCEDAFVWYENKKFKMLARDMGVFGIDHGLYMDSDDGIYWNEPSIAYQPLDKYIKQPEAPKHLNRYGRAERPQLLFQNGKATYLFTASQGGKYETASAFIFRIV, from the coding sequence ATGAACAGAAGAAAATTTATAGTTGGAAATTCACTTGCATTATTAGCTTTATGTCTTCCGTTTTCGGCGAAAGCCATAGATTTTTTAGACGAACCAAAGCTTTCAGATTTTGAAAAAAAACTTCGTCCCGTTGGTCGTGCGCTTGAATTTGAAGATTATTATGTTTGGTGCAACAGTCCAATTGAAGGACCTGATGGCAAAATTCATGTTTTTTTTTCAAGATGGAAAAAATCAAAAGGAATGAGCGGCTGGATTAATTCTTCAGAAATTGCACACGCCGTTGCCGATAAACCCGAAGGACCGTACGAATATATAAGTACTATTTTGGCACCGCGTGGCGAAGGATTTTGGGATGCAACAACCTGTCATAATCCAAGTATTCATTTTGTGGATGGAAAATATGCCCTGTTTTTTATGGGAAATTCCAACGGAAAAATGGACACCAAACGAATTGGTTTAGCAACTTCTGATTCACTTTACGGTCCGTGGAAAAGACCCGACAAACCCTTATTATTACCCGGAGAAAAAGGAGAATGGGATGATCTTTTAACCACAAATCCATCCTTTTTAAAACATCCAAACGGAGAATATTGGCTGTATTATAAATCGTTGGATACAGAAAATTATGTACATCCAAAATTCCCCATAAAAGGAAACAGAAAATACGGATTGGCAATTTCAAAATCGCTTGAAGGACCATACATTAAACATAAAAATAATCCATTAATTGATTTTTCTAAACTGGGAAATAACCAGCAATGCGAAGACGCTTTTGTGTGGTACGAAAACAAGAAATTTAAAATGTTAGCCCGAGATATGGGCGTTTTCGGAATCGATCACGGGCTTTATATGGATTCTGACGACGGTATTTATTGGAACGAACCTTCAATTGCATATCAGCCATTGGATAAATATATAAAACAGCCCGAAGCACCAAAACATTTAAATAGATATGGACGTGCCGAACGACCGCAGTTATTGTTTCAAAACGGAAAAGCCACCTATTTATTTACTGCATCTCAGGGAGGAAAATACGAAACTGCGTCGGCTTTTATTTTTAGAATAGTATAA
- a CDS encoding sialate O-acetylesterase: MIYLKKLPLFLVVLFVKISLTAQVKLPALVSDNMVLQQNAKVNVWGWASPNEKISIHPEWLTTTIETVANPDGTWKTTLDTPTGSEKTYTITITATNKIILNNILIGEVWICSGQSNMYFPVGKEEGTWKTGVKNYQEEVKNASYPNIRLFTVLTNASPKPLDDVIGSWKKCSPESINTFSAVAYFFGRELYQKLNVPIGLISSSWGGTKAEAWTSQNVLESDVSFLPILQQDAKNEKIYQEKLEAYYLALINERIASAANAAKSEIKKPKKEANKTSYVLYNAMLYPLINYTMKGVIWYQGESNSGQANLYRTLFPAMVKNWRDDWKQGDFPFYYVQIAPHKGQNADIREAQLMSLKTITNSGMVVTTDVGDANNIHPIDKQTVGHRLALLARAKTYNENKLVYSGPIYNHMKIKNQKAQLFFDYAESGLKKDGETLKEFEIAGDDQIFYPANAKIEGKTIVVSSSKVKNPAAVRFAWKAVPEPNLFNTENLPASPFRTDDWIDKTEKK; encoded by the coding sequence ATGATTTACTTAAAAAAGTTGCCCTTGTTTTTAGTTGTTTTGTTTGTGAAAATTTCCCTTACCGCTCAGGTTAAATTGCCTGCATTGGTAAGCGATAATATGGTTTTACAGCAAAACGCAAAAGTCAATGTATGGGGATGGGCGTCTCCAAACGAAAAAATAAGCATTCATCCAGAATGGTTAACTACCACAATTGAAACCGTTGCAAATCCCGACGGAACATGGAAAACAACTCTTGATACGCCAACAGGAAGCGAAAAAACATATACAATAACCATTACCGCAACCAATAAAATTATACTCAATAATATTTTAATTGGTGAAGTCTGGATTTGTTCCGGACAATCAAACATGTATTTTCCTGTAGGAAAAGAAGAAGGAACCTGGAAAACCGGAGTTAAAAACTATCAGGAAGAAGTTAAAAATGCTTCCTACCCAAACATCAGATTGTTTACCGTTTTAACAAATGCATCACCAAAGCCACTTGACGATGTAATTGGTTCATGGAAAAAATGTTCGCCCGAAAGTATCAATACATTTTCGGCAGTAGCTTATTTTTTCGGGAGAGAATTATATCAAAAATTAAACGTCCCAATCGGATTAATTTCGAGTTCGTGGGGCGGTACAAAAGCAGAAGCGTGGACATCTCAAAATGTTTTAGAAAGCGATGTTTCTTTTTTGCCAATATTGCAGCAAGATGCCAAAAACGAAAAAATATATCAGGAAAAACTAGAAGCCTATTATTTAGCCTTAATAAATGAACGAATCGCAAGCGCGGCAAATGCAGCAAAATCAGAAATAAAAAAGCCAAAGAAAGAAGCCAATAAAACCTCCTATGTTTTGTATAATGCGATGCTTTATCCTTTAATAAATTACACCATGAAAGGCGTAATCTGGTATCAGGGCGAAAGCAATTCCGGACAAGCAAATTTGTACCGAACACTATTTCCGGCAATGGTAAAAAATTGGAGAGACGATTGGAAACAAGGTGATTTCCCTTTTTATTATGTACAAATTGCACCTCACAAAGGACAAAATGCAGACATTCGGGAAGCACAATTAATGTCCTTAAAAACCATAACCAATAGCGGAATGGTTGTTACAACAGATGTTGGCGACGCAAACAATATTCACCCAATAGACAAACAAACCGTTGGGCATCGCCTTGCTTTATTGGCAAGAGCCAAAACGTATAACGAAAATAAATTAGTGTATTCAGGACCCATTTACAATCACATGAAAATTAAAAATCAAAAAGCACAATTGTTTTTTGATTATGCCGAATCAGGTTTGAAGAAAGACGGAGAAACGCTGAAAGAATTTGAAATTGCCGGAGACGATCAGATTTTTTATCCTGCCAATGCCAAAATTGAAGGAAAAACAATAGTAGTTTCCTCTTCAAAAGTAAAAAATCCCGCAGCCGTTCGTTTTGCATGGAAAGCCGTACCGGAACCCAATTTATTCAATACTGAAAACCTGCCCGCATCACCTTTCAGAACAGATGATTGGATTGATAAAACAGAGAAAAAATAA
- a CDS encoding RagB/SusD family nutrient uptake outer membrane protein: MKKYISLAAGVLALFAFTCCEDELTQLPLSQRTIENFYLTQSDFVQARNATYSVAFHGAGTYGYANRVLNLSETRSDNLYATTTASREWEGINSFYTNISTNTYVKEAYTSNYNAIYKANQLLEKLSEKGDLIFTNPADKTSMVAEARFLRAFCYFDLIRWFGRVPLIDRTMTAAEVANVKRTPVKDVYDFIISDLEQAIPDLLPAYDAANYGRVSKYGAKALLGLVYMTRSSPTYGIDGATLGLNEWDKAYQQLNDIKLSGLYTFGTDYANIFKIEGLTNKENVLTIPYTQSLPSSVGGNFMVEVGYEPYFASVNLSAQGSLEAKPVSTDLVNKFAATDLRKTFGIATSYTVATGTYKGSYTLPVFKKYIDPTRYGNGREDWGVDFMVIRYTDVLMMMAECTLHGGGGSQADVDDIVNKVRTRAGITPDAANITLDQLFAERRKEFFSEGTRWFDLIRSGKAVETMNAWKAVEDTDGKIRTIDNNALIYPIPLQEILAVPGLYDQNIGYD; this comes from the coding sequence ATGAAAAAATATATCTCTTTAGCTGCAGGCGTTTTGGCATTATTTGCCTTTACATGCTGCGAAGATGAATTGACTCAATTGCCACTTTCACAACGAACAATAGAGAATTTTTATCTTACACAGTCTGATTTTGTTCAGGCAAGAAATGCTACCTATTCCGTTGCCTTTCATGGTGCGGGAACGTATGGTTATGCCAACAGAGTTTTAAATTTAAGCGAAACCAGATCAGATAATTTGTATGCAACCACAACAGCATCAAGAGAATGGGAGGGAATCAACAGCTTTTATACCAATATCAGCACCAATACCTATGTAAAAGAAGCATACACAAGTAATTACAATGCGATTTATAAAGCAAATCAATTGCTCGAAAAACTATCCGAAAAAGGAGACCTTATTTTTACAAATCCTGCCGATAAAACTTCAATGGTTGCCGAAGCTCGTTTTCTTAGAGCATTTTGCTACTTTGATTTAATCAGATGGTTTGGAAGAGTACCGTTAATCGACAGAACAATGACAGCTGCAGAAGTAGCAAATGTTAAAAGAACACCCGTTAAAGATGTTTACGATTTTATTATCTCCGACCTTGAACAAGCTATTCCGGATCTTCTTCCTGCATACGATGCTGCAAACTACGGAAGAGTTTCAAAATATGGAGCAAAAGCATTATTAGGTCTTGTTTATATGACACGCTCAAGCCCAACTTACGGAATTGACGGCGCTACACTTGGCTTAAACGAATGGGATAAAGCCTATCAGCAATTAAACGATATCAAACTAAGCGGACTATATACTTTTGGTACTGATTATGCGAATATTTTTAAAATTGAAGGACTGACAAATAAAGAAAACGTATTAACGATTCCATATACACAAAGTCTTCCAAGCTCTGTTGGAGGCAATTTTATGGTAGAAGTAGGCTACGAACCTTATTTTGCCTCAGTTAATTTATCGGCACAAGGATCTTTAGAAGCAAAACCCGTATCGACAGACCTTGTAAATAAGTTTGCTGCAACAGATCTTAGAAAAACTTTTGGTATTGCAACAAGTTATACAGTAGCAACAGGAACATATAAAGGAAGTTACACACTTCCGGTTTTCAAAAAATATATAGACCCAACAAGATACGGAAACGGTCGTGAAGACTGGGGCGTAGATTTTATGGTAATACGCTACACAGATGTATTAATGATGATGGCAGAATGTACACTTCACGGAGGCGGAGGCTCGCAGGCCGATGTTGATGACATTGTAAATAAAGTAAGAACAAGAGCCGGAATAACTCCAGATGCTGCAAATATTACTTTAGATCAATTATTTGCCGAAAGAAGAAAAGAATTTTTCTCAGAAGGAACAAGATGGTTTGATCTAATCAGATCTGGAAAAGCAGTTGAAACAATGAACGCCTGGAAAGCCGTTGAAGATACCGATGGAAAAATTAGAACTATAGATAATAACGCCTTGATTTATCCAATTCCGTTACAGGAAATACTGGCAGTTCCGGGACTTTATGATCAAAATATTGGTTACGACTAA
- a CDS encoding SusC/RagA family TonB-linked outer membrane protein, translating into MKNNIKLLLIIALFGLFHSTGYAQEKVVSGAVTDPAKLSIPGVNVFVKGTNRASSTDFDGKYSVKVSEGETLVFSFIGFVTKELKVGASNTYNVTLETESSNLNEVVVIGYGTQKKKLTTGAISGIKTENFTERPISRIDQGLIGQVAGVRVKQTTGLPGQPFSIEIRGAGSITAGNEPLYVVDGFPINTEGSNVNGGFSNGSPLDNMNPNDVASIEVLKDAAAAAIYGSRASNGVVLITTKKGKLGKPTFTFNTYGGVNKEANRVDMLSAEQWIGRAKTMIDAQWVGSGIAGASANQNTAQRIAAYNAVNPTAPLTTANSRYFTYLYDDRWDMPGHPGLDYIDWQDKVFRTGEFSNYQLSASGATETVNYYVSANYQKNTGYIVGTDYTLFSARANVDVKLSEKFKMGINLAPSYSVKNDPGVEGKDNTLFKALTATPVFESTSNAAGEKYTTRYAWGSSTTNMLNALARTGKNSMNRTLISTYASYEFVKGLTFKSTINFDNADNVNESYTPNDVIASIRGAYNTYRRQNLVNENTLNYDLSLGDHHFNVLLGQSFNKYEITKSSLSSGALYQDTGIETLPTGSLGSTTAEKNTLLSYFARLQYNYKEKYILAASVRRDGSSKFGTDRRWGVFSSLSLGWRVKQEEFLKEVNWLSDLKLRASAGTNGSNNIASYGPYALLGQFNYSIGGASAGGLGASTIPNPDLHWEESKSIDYGVDFGFLQNRITGTFEVYKKNNSELLLRVPVLAASGFQNYLTNIGEVENKGWEFELNSINVKTNNFEWRTSANISHNENKVLALGTGQSKIEISNAYDGGVPFIKLEVGKPMYTIFGLQQNGVVSQADIDKGGTTIGGNKLVLGDPRYIDQNGDKKINSEDRVDLGNPTPKYTWGITNNFKYKDIDLSVLVQGQNGGTVYGLTGRAIDRTGMGSVENSLDVDPATRGNWRTSFGYQANSDWLYKSDYVSIRSISIGYNLRQALKGVKRIDNARLYITGENWFYWNKYKVGYNPEAVNTSASSNSDFSVPVDYGGAPLAKSLVIGLNINFN; encoded by the coding sequence ATGAAAAATAACATTAAACTTTTGCTGATTATAGCTCTGTTTGGATTATTCCATTCTACGGGTTATGCGCAAGAAAAAGTAGTTTCAGGAGCAGTTACTGATCCGGCGAAACTATCGATACCGGGAGTAAATGTATTTGTTAAGGGAACCAATAGAGCTTCCAGTACAGATTTTGATGGAAAGTACAGTGTCAAGGTATCTGAAGGAGAAACGCTTGTTTTTTCTTTTATCGGATTTGTGACAAAAGAACTAAAAGTTGGTGCTTCAAATACCTACAATGTTACTTTAGAAACAGAAAGTTCTAACTTAAATGAAGTTGTAGTTATTGGGTACGGAACTCAAAAGAAAAAATTAACCACAGGAGCAATTTCGGGAATTAAAACAGAAAATTTTACTGAAAGACCTATTTCAAGAATCGATCAGGGTTTAATTGGGCAGGTTGCCGGAGTTCGTGTAAAACAAACTACAGGTTTACCGGGACAGCCTTTTAGTATCGAAATTCGTGGAGCAGGTTCTATCACGGCAGGAAACGAACCGTTGTATGTAGTAGACGGATTTCCAATTAATACCGAAGGATCAAATGTAAACGGAGGATTTTCAAACGGTAGTCCGCTGGATAATATGAACCCAAATGATGTAGCTTCGATTGAAGTTTTAAAAGATGCGGCAGCAGCTGCAATTTATGGATCAAGAGCATCAAACGGAGTAGTTCTTATTACAACAAAAAAAGGAAAATTAGGGAAACCAACATTCACTTTTAATACTTACGGAGGAGTTAATAAAGAAGCCAACAGAGTTGATATGTTATCGGCAGAACAATGGATTGGAAGAGCTAAAACCATGATTGATGCGCAATGGGTTGGATCTGGAATTGCAGGTGCATCTGCCAATCAAAATACGGCGCAGCGTATTGCGGCTTATAATGCAGTAAATCCAACAGCGCCGCTTACAACTGCAAATTCAAGATATTTTACCTATTTGTATGATGACAGATGGGATATGCCGGGACATCCGGGACTGGATTATATCGATTGGCAGGATAAAGTTTTCCGTACAGGAGAATTTAGCAATTATCAATTATCAGCTTCGGGAGCTACAGAAACGGTTAACTATTATGTGTCTGCCAATTATCAAAAAAATACAGGATATATTGTAGGAACTGATTATACTTTGTTTTCTGCAAGAGCAAATGTTGATGTTAAATTATCAGAAAAATTCAAGATGGGAATCAATTTAGCGCCTTCTTATTCTGTAAAAAATGATCCGGGTGTTGAAGGAAAAGATAATACATTATTTAAAGCTTTAACAGCAACTCCTGTTTTTGAAAGCACATCAAATGCTGCCGGAGAAAAATACACCACAAGGTATGCATGGGGAAGCAGTACAACCAATATGTTGAATGCGTTAGCCAGAACAGGGAAAAATTCAATGAACAGAACTTTAATTTCTACTTATGCGAGCTATGAATTTGTTAAAGGATTAACATTTAAAAGCACAATTAATTTTGATAACGCAGATAACGTTAACGAAAGTTACACGCCAAACGATGTTATTGCAAGTATTAGAGGAGCTTATAACACGTACAGAAGACAAAATTTAGTAAATGAAAATACTTTAAATTACGATTTGTCATTAGGAGATCATCATTTTAATGTGCTTTTAGGACAGTCTTTTAATAAATATGAAATTACAAAATCGTCACTTTCATCGGGAGCGCTTTATCAGGATACCGGTATCGAAACTTTACCAACCGGATCATTAGGTTCAACAACTGCCGAAAAAAATACATTGCTTTCTTATTTTGCAAGATTGCAATACAATTATAAAGAAAAATACATTTTAGCAGCGAGTGTTAGACGCGACGGTTCATCAAAATTTGGAACTGACAGACGTTGGGGCGTATTCTCTTCACTTTCGTTAGGATGGAGAGTAAAACAAGAAGAATTTTTGAAAGAAGTAAATTGGCTAAGTGATTTAAAATTAAGAGCCAGTGCAGGTACAAACGGAAGTAATAACATTGCTTCTTACGGTCCGTATGCACTTTTGGGACAATTTAATTATTCTATTGGCGGTGCATCTGCCGGCGGACTTGGAGCATCTACAATACCAAATCCTGACTTGCACTGGGAAGAATCAAAAAGTATTGATTATGGTGTAGATTTCGGATTTCTTCAAAACAGAATTACAGGAACATTTGAGGTGTACAAAAAAAATAACAGCGAATTATTATTGCGCGTTCCGGTTCTTGCCGCAAGTGGATTTCAAAATTATTTAACCAATATTGGAGAAGTTGAAAACAAAGGATGGGAATTTGAATTGAATTCCATAAACGTTAAAACAAATAATTTCGAGTGGAGAACATCAGCAAATATCAGTCATAACGAAAATAAAGTTTTGGCATTAGGAACAGGTCAGTCTAAAATTGAAATTAGTAATGCTTATGATGGAGGCGTTCCGTTTATAAAATTAGAAGTTGGCAAACCCATGTATACCATCTTCGGATTACAGCAAAATGGCGTTGTAAGTCAGGCTGATATTGATAAAGGCGGAACTACTATTGGGGGAAATAAACTCGTTTTAGGAGATCCAAGATATATTGATCAAAACGGAGACAAAAAAATAAACTCAGAAGATCGTGTAGATTTAGGAAATCCTACTCCAAAATACACGTGGGGAATCACCAATAATTTTAAATATAAAGATATTGATTTAAGCGTTTTAGTACAGGGTCAAAACGGAGGAACAGTTTACGGATTAACAGGAAGAGCGATTGACCGTACCGGAATGGGATCTGTAGAAAATTCATTAGATGTAGATCCTGCCACAAGAGGAAACTGGAGAACTTCTTTTGGATATCAGGCAAACTCAGATTGGTTGTATAAATCAGATTATGTAAGTATCAGAAGTATTTCAATTGGTTATAATTTGAGACAGGCATTAAAAGGCGTAAAAAGAATTGACAATGCAAGACTTTACATTACAGGAGAAAACTGGTTCTACTGGAATAAATATAAGGTAGGTTACAATCCCGAAGCTGTAAATACTTCGGCAAGTTCTAATAGTGATTTTTCTGTGCCGGTAGATTACGGAGGCGCTCCACTTGCAAAGTCACTTGTTATAGGTCTTAACATTAATTTTAATTAA